Genomic segment of Hydra vulgaris chromosome 11, alternate assembly HydraT2T_AEP:
AGTTGGTGATCAATAGTTACAACTGCTATAAGATTGCTGAACTGTCAAATTTTATGAAACCTACAGGTAAGCGTGTAAAACAGCTTACGCTAGATACTAGCAATGCAATAGCGCATTCATGTTATGGCTTTATTGATCTCGTAGAAAATTTGTTGAGTAATGGAGCAAAGTATGTCTTATTAGGTCAGTTTTCAACAGATCCACTTGAAAAAGCTTTTTCTAAGCTTCGACAGGGATCTGGAGGTACATACTTTATAAACACTAAatctgtaattaaaaaaattaatattcaacATACTAAATTGATATTGCAACTTGACATTCCTGTTGATGGTATCGATGGTCATACTTGTGACATGTTTTAGAGATATTTCTACTGATGAAAAAGAACTTCTGGATAATATACATGATCTTGAAAGCTCAGTTAGAAATCTACATTAGTGGCTATAGTTTACATAGCTGGCTATATAAATATGGAAGTTATCTGTATAGCCTAAACAGAGGCGGACTTGAAATTCCTTCTGATACTCTTTTGTAATGGtctatattttgcttttttttttttcaaggtgcTACTGACCCTTTATGCAGAACATTTTGTGTTACTCAGTTTCGGTTCATTGCtgctaaatataaatttaaaatcacaaaaaaataatgcagaGTACATTCTAATATTCTGCTAAAGAATTACTCACTAATTACCACTCCCAAAATACTAAAGCTATCATAATTTATGTGAAaattagttttgtaatttattatgcTATTTACTTGttacgttttttattttctcattagCCTATATGTCTCTCAATATGTTtggatttgtaaatatttatccTGTTGagatatattgataaaactttttttttgcttgaatcaatttttgttgGTGCTTTTTATTGTTGgtgatttttattgttatcatttttagcaaaaaaaattaaaaatacagttatctttttaatatatagatatatactttGTTATGGTTCTGCTTGCTATTGAtactatttaatattacataaacATTCctaatgaaatttgaaatacaaaaaatatgattatcttttaacaattttttggttttctttttatatttccGTCTTTACTAGAGattattattagaaaacatAGACTGCCATTACACCCtacctaatataaaaatatatcaatataagTAAAAGTGAAAGTTTAATCGGCCTTCAGTTTTTACGGCATTTTGCGCGATGTCAAGGCCTGTTATTATAGAAGGCCGTGTGTGTGACGAAAAAGTAAAGATACTTTTGCATCAAGCGGCTATTGCACCCAACGTCTACATCATTGAAAAAGTaggtttttacatttttgtttttgtttttatgtttaactaCTTATCCTAATTGATCACTTTTTTTCAGGATTCTCCTCATGGGTTCAAGCTCATTACGCATAATATGTGTTCAATTACCCATAATACGTTAGTTATTGTAAGTAATAAATTAGGAAATAATTATTTGTGAAATATCGTAGTCATTAATGACTTCAACCTggctaataattaaaattgctctctttctctctctctctctctctctctctctctctctctctctctctctctctctctctctctctctctctatctctgtctctctctctctctctctctctctctctctctctctttctctctctgtCTCtctctttctatatatatatatatatatatatatatatatatatatatatatatatatatatatatatctttatatatatatatatatatatatatatatatatatatatatatatatatatatatatatatatatatatatatatatatagggtaaagGAAGGTATGTTCGTGATAAATTAACTAGATGTGTAATTACAAAGTCAATTTCagtaattttacttaattactttaattgttTGATGTACATAGAGTAAAGTTACTAGAATCTATGCAGTTTTGGGATTTTAAGTcatttgataagtttttataaaagctcAAAAGTCATTGAGAAAAGTTAGGTAATTTTGTGATATGATATTTAATTTCGTGATAGTGGTTAGGTAATTTCGTGAAtacacaataatatttaaatttttctttattaattaagtATAACATCTggtataatataacaaaaaatatcaacactTGTTTTGAATTCATAACTATTCAATCAGACTTtaagttcataaaatataaatatagtcaggcttataagttaacaaaattataataatactttcattactttatatttatatataaaaaaaatatacttttaacatAGGTagcttagaaaataaaataacagacgtacaaaaaactcttaatataataactataatattaacCATACTTATATCTgattaacttatttttctaaATCACATTCTTGTTGACAACATGTATCACACATAAATACTTCACCAATGTCCTCATATGTTTGACAACTCTCATGATAAGGTACTAAACAATAGGAACACTGCAcccatttttttccatttttttttttacatcactgttgtaactttttttacaaacaccGCACTCCCAATCATCatcttttgaagcatttttattttttttactttttttagaacatACAGGAATAGAATCCTTTGAAGTTAATGGAATAGGTTGATCAGGAGGAGTCAGACACTTTGCACTTGAATCCCTTTTTGGCCTATTAGGGTTAGGTGTGGTTGGCTCTACAGATGGAATAGTTAACAATGTTTGTATAGCAGTATTACTGTGTGGTTGAATTTCTGTACTTTGAATCTCTCTGTTTGTCAATTGAGATGGAGCTATTGCTTCTGGAGGAAtggcatttttatttaaagggcAAATGcccctttttttaaatgcattttctatatttttttttagaaaaacttttaacaaatgctGGATTCAATATTGTATGAAAAGTTGTCCAATTTGGTTTTTCTCCAGGATTTTCCCTCATAAAGTCATTTAAGCTAGTGGCCCAGTTTGACTTAAGTGGCTTGTATATTCCTACATCTTGTGGTTGTAATAAATGACTAGTATGAGCtggaaatgtaaataaatatatttcattttcttttgcAAGTAATATAACATCCATGTTAATGTGTGATGCATGTGAATCCATGAATAATATCACAGGTCGTTCACTTGGAAtagaatcaataaaaaatttaaaccattcCAAAAATAAGTCACTATTAATCCATCCTTTTGGAGATAATTTTACCATACAGTTTGGTAAACAATCAGCTTTAAGATTATCGTTCCATCTAACGCCTTTGAATATAATTAAAGGTGGAATCCATGATCCATTGGCACATACACATCCTAAAAGTGTATGCGTTTCTCCACGATCAGCATAAGttcttttataaacataacGTTTACCAATAGCAGTGACTACTTTATTAGGCTTTACTACATAAGATAGTCCAGTTTCATCACAATTCCAAAGGCGGCCAGGCATATCTTTAATACCTAATTGGATCATTAATGaatcaagttttgaataaaaatcacTGATCATATGACTGTTAGCCATCGATGCCCTATAAGCAGCAAGATTTTCAGGAACTCTAAGTGTAAGATTATATTAATTTTGTGATAGTAAGTAATTTCGTGATAGTAGGTAATTTCGTGATAGGCTTTACTGCAAAAATATTTGCAGATTCGTATAGAGAAagatattattatcatttaactATATAGTTATATCgtacttaaaacaatttttaatgtcattatatttaataaaagaaacatgattaaaaatgtaaattcatTTGAGGTGAAAACGTTAAGAAAATGTGTAACTGCGATAAGGAATCATAAGTTATaggaagttaataaaaaaacaaaagttttaccATTAAATCAAGCATCTTTTCTAgtttaatattcaataaaaataatttacttaccTTAAAACACAAGtctggaaataaaaatgttggaCAAGTACTCCAAACAAATGTGCTGAACGCACGTTAAATAATGCTAAAGAATGTACAAACTGATAGTAAACAATTGACGTATCACACGCACCCAACGACTATTTGTGAATCGACAGTAGTACCCCGGGGTACCATTTGACGCAATTTCGATGTTTTTGACTAATAGGTATGTTCGCTACAAATGCCGAGCGAAATATCACGAAATTACATATATCACGAACATATCTTCctttaccctatatatatatatatatatatatctttatatatatttgtatttatattttttttttagaaaatgtttgaAGAAAGTTAGAAGATACTAAAAACCTTGGTATTATGTTGATTTATCTTGATTTATCTTACCTTGGTATTGTTGATATCTCTGATTTATCTTACCTTGGTATTGTTGATTTATCTTGATTTATCTTATGTTGATTTATCTTGATTTATCTTATGTTGATTTATCTTGATTTATCTTACCTTGGTATTGTTGTTATCTCTGATTTATCTTACCTTGGTATTGTTGATTTATCTAAGGCATTTGACACGGTAGATCACGCTATCTTAATTaggaaaatggaaaaatatgggATAAAAGGTGTTGCACTAAACtggttcaaaaattttttactagaCAGAAAACAATGCGTTATTGttcatggaaaaaaaatttcaaaattactcaaaataaaatgcggtgtcccccaaggttccattcttgcacctcttttgtttttaatatacataaacgatcttcctaaAGCCTCAAGTAAATTAGATTTCATAATGTTCGCGGACGACaccaatttattttatgcatccTCATCAATTACAGAACTTTATGAAACTACAAATActgaacttgaaaaaataaacagttggttaaaatctaacaaattatcgttaaacacagaaaaaaccaaatacattctttttcattctaaccttaaaaaaatatcacccGATTTACCTTCGCTAAATATAGATACTAAAGAAATAGAGAGAACCCAAGCAACTAAATTTATTGGGATACTTATTGATGAGAACATCTCATGGAAATCacatatagatattttaaataccaaaatatcaaaaaacattggtATCCTCTACAAAGCTAGTTCTATTCTGTCTCCTGATAATTTAAAGCTTCTATACTTCTCGTTTATACAAAGCTACTATATATACGCTAATGTTGCATGGGCGAGCACTCATAGATCCAAACTAACTACACTATATCGAAAGCAAAAATATGCTGCaagaatagtttttaataaggATAGACTCTCGCATGCTGAgccacttttaaaaaatttgaaagcattaaatgtatatcaaatcaatatattccaaaatttgttatttatgctcaaatataaacttGGACTTGTTCCTTCTtacttttcaaagaattttttacaaaatagcaaaaatagaTACCATACCAGAGGAACGGGAAACTTCAAcgtaccttttaaaaaaacaaatctctCGCACTTTTCCATTTCGTACCGTGGTCcttatctatataataaattaatatcaaaaaatactcaactggaAAAATCGAATAACTTAATTACTCTGAAAACGTTATTAAAAGATCTCATTTTAAACACTAACAACTTTATGATATTTATTAAcccaaaaacatttaaaactatgtATAAATCTAACTTTGTTCCGAAACTAATGTAAACTCTAATAACTCAAAAAACTCTAAATAACCCAAAAAACTCTAAATAACTCAAAAACAAcagcaataacaaaaacacaaaagcAAATAATAGGCTTATTTATCAACACTCGAACGACTATATATTACCTATTTAGCAATTTACCTATTTAGCAAATCGTGTACCTACTTATATTAATGtgtattgaaataaaatcaaaaaattaaaaacttctttttgtctgcattctttgtttttttgcattttggaTTTTTATTCTCATTCTGCCGAAAAacgataacatttttttgttttttttttttattaaaaaaaaaaaaaaaaacttattttaaaaaaaagcatccaaaaatattagtaacgcatagcggtttcttgatgacaagaccgtcggtcttctgcaagttttccGCGTTCTTTGAAGTAATTTCTAACactttacagttttactttatatatttttttgtataacgtaactttgtaatttttttttttttaattttatttactctGTAAAGATTCTATTATATTTTACGAATTTGTAAggattaaagaacaaaaaaaaattgaataaaaaaaaaaaaaaaaaaaaaattatgcaagcCGAAGcgatttaattaattaaatcgACAAAAAACGGCGTTTAAATCGCAAAAGAAGTAAATATATCGCAAAATCGTAAatagcatttattttaaaataaattcattttgcaacacgttttttaattttataaaatttcgtcATAATAGTTTAAGGTAAATCCCACATAGGTTATAGGTGGAAAACATCAcatgtaaaaaatcaaaaatgctGCTTATTTTGAATACCAAATGGGATAAAGTAGCAGATACCAGATTAAGTAAAGCCTCTCTGAAAGCTTCGAcggttaattttaaattactatttaagtaacttttaaattaaaagaattttaaaaattatcatagaAGCATTAGGACTTTCATTTGTCTAGTATTGACTACTTTTATACCATTTGGATTAAAATATGTGGCATTTAAGATCTATAACATGTAGTATTTTCCACCTATATCCCATGTAGGATTTACCACATAAAACCCATGTGGGATTTACCATATGAAACCCACTTGGGACAAAATAATAATCCCCATATGGTTTACATATGGTAAAAACCCACGCGTATCCGTATGGGATTTACCATATGGAATCCATATGGGATTTACCATATGAAACCCACATGGGACAAAATAATAGTCCCCACATGGGTTACATATGGAAAAAATCCACGCGTATCCCATGTGCGCTTTTTCACTGGGTTATGGACGAATTTAAGTTGAAGGTATTTGAATTTGAGTTGAAGGTATTTGAATTTAAGTTGAAGGTATTTGAACTTAAGTTGaaggtatttaaatttaagttgaaGGTATTTGAATTTAAGTTGAAGGTATTTGAATTTAAGTTAAAGGTATTTGAATTTAAGTTGAAGGTATTTGAacttgttttgttaataaaatatatttaactttatctactagttatttttgtaaaatttttattaataaagttattattattaatcaaaaataatttttaaatttagaaatgatTAAAAGATAGAaagaagatataaataaagtcACCATAGTCTTTTCATAAAGACTCTATGTAGGCTTTAGCAATATTTCCTTCAGAgtttcattttttgttcaaaatgaCGTAGAAAGTAACATAAACAAAGCAACTAGCAAAGTGTAGTAAGTAAAAGTTGATATCTTTTAAGGGGTATTCTATGAAGATAGTGATTTTTTTAACCGCTTTCCTCACCTTTTGTTAaactatcatttttttaaaatgatctcaGATTTTGTAACCCACCGCCCTACTCCTGAAAATAAAGTACAAATGCGTATTTAccatcaacttttttaatgctttgatTGAGCATTTATTATCAACAGTACTAAACTGACGTAGAAAAACATGACataaattgtcatttttttttttggtatgaAAAAGTGTTAAAGCAAAAGAATGGATAGAAATGTGCTTTTTCAGCGTTAGTACCTTTTACAGATTCTCATAGCTAGACTAGACTAAATTGATGGAAAGGATGGAAGCAATCATCACATTTAAGAATTTGAGTAAAATATTGACTCATAAGAAGATGATTGGCAGTTCATTGTTGGTCTTGTGACAAAAAATTCCTTTGTTTAAGCTTTGACTGCTCTGGATCAGTGATATACTCAGAATTGGTCTTATAAACGTCAAATGTCTGGCTAAATCAATGTTTTGCTTGTTTAAATCTATTGTCAAAGTCTGATTTAAAAAGACAAGTTCATTAATATTCAAGAGCCTTTGTCTGATAAATGAGCGTAAGCAGTTGAGAATGCGTGTTTTCCTGATCGAAGCGCAAAGTATGTAGGTCCAGAGTagttaaaagcattttttttttctagaccATCTCTTTTGATTTTAATTCATCAGCGAATACAGGTGCTATAAGCTAGTTTTTAACGGCAACGATTCATTCCTGATCCGATAAAGTTACCCGGTACTCCAAATAAGCTTTTATTCCAATCAGATCTCTTGCCTTGTCATATTGGCTAATAAAACTCACCTCATCTGGCCCCAAAatagaataaactttttctaCATATTTTATAGTTGGTTTGTAGAAGAGTCTAtcaacatgttttaaaaaaaaattattctgtaCTCTGACCATTCTAACAGGAATTGTTTTGACGTGCTTTTTGCCTTCTGATGATCCACTTCTTCTTGAAAGTAGACAAGTATGGAGGGCGCTCTTGTGAATTAAAAATCCAATTTTCTTTATCTTAAATTTCAGCTCGTCGAGGGTTTTAATGTTCTTAACAATAgagaaataaaattgaatataacAAACTTCTTAACAGAATATAGGATTTGTTTCAAAATCATATTACTctgaaaactaattataaacagcaaaatcaataattaatttctaaagaaagATTTTGATCTACTTCTAATGACAGTCGACCAGGTTTCTTTCTGATTTTTAGTTCCTTATCAACTTCTGGATGTTCCAAGTTGATTTATTccattttagctttttttagtTCTCTAGTTTTCTTCTGTTGAGCTTGATCTTAGCCAACTTTGGAAAAATTAGcaaagatgtcttttttttagCCATCTCTTTGGAGAGATTAgcaaagatatcttttttttaaaattatcctCCTTAGCTTCAGTGATAAAACCACttctttttctagttttaaatCCAGCTACCTCACAATTTAAAGCTACAACTTCCAGATACTTCATAATTTAAAGCTAAAATCTCCAGCTACCTCACAATTTAAAGCTACAACCTCCAGCTTCAGGTGATATAGACGTGGAAGGAGGGGGAAGGGGGTGGCGTTGAGCCAACTATTTTGTAGTATTGCACCAAGATGATAATTGTTTGAAccttattgtcttttttttaaatgaactgacattaattttttctatgatCTTTATGCTTGACCTTCTCAACTCTATAgagttaataataacaacaaaaaatatatattagcaataataacattaacaataattataatgatagtaataataataataacaacaataataaatcttCTCATAGATGGTAAATATAAGACGTAAAtgctatatctatatatatatacatatattcatatatatatatatatatatatatatatatatatatatacatatgtatatatatacatacatatatatatatatatatatatatacatatatatatatatatacacatatatatatatatatatatatatatatatatatatatatatgtataaatatatgtatgtatatatatatatatatatatatatatatatatatatatatatatatatgtatatatatatacatatgtatatatatatatatacatatgtatatatatatacatatatacatatatatataatatatatatatatatatatatatatacatatgtatatatatacatacatatatatatatatatatatatatatatacatatatatatatatacacatacatatatatatatatatatatatatatatatatatatatatatatatatatatatacataaatgtatatatatatatatataaatagatatatataaatatacacacatatatatatatatatatatatatatatatatatatatatatatatatatatatatatatatatatatatatatatatatatatatatatatatattagagagATTATTTTAAACTAGCGGCTTTTGACATGTTTTGTTGATGGACGTTTTTTCGTTGTTGTTTTAATATGGTCTCAAAATTACGTTTAAATCGGACTGtaaagaaaactttacttttaaacaatattttttggcGCTTCATGCATCGTTTTTATATCGCGActtatatcattgttatatcacccaaaaaaaaattttaaccacTTATTTGGCTAAAATTTATCTGGTCTTATTACAGTATTTAGTAAGACttgttacaataatttttaaaatattatttatctgttgattttcatattattactattatcaagaaattttatgttatattatctAACTTTCAttactcagctttgttttaattttcatatgcataatttctttcttttattattattagataatttcttatatcttttactaaatgtttagatttatgcgggttacatttttaatggtttttgtgcgacttttttttttgctgttattttattattgtaatgaTTTTGGGTTGCGCGGGCTGCTCATTTTCTTACACTTTTGATTGATTAACATATTTCGAATaaggtatctatgacagcgttagagtttattgaagactattgttgttttgttgatttttaaaagaattttaataagGTATACAGCTTTCTGATTGTTTTGGGTTTATTTATGCTAAAAgtacctatttggttttatatcttaaaatgaaatttattagtATCTTTGTGcttctattagaattttaatttattgtgttTCATGCTTTCTTTCGGTAGTATGgtaagttatttatttagttatttttatttatattgtatagtAGATCTACACATTTAATATCGTatcatcaaaataatattggcgttttttgcaaatttgggtatggttgggttttggctatttgtagtgaatTCTATTAGGTGTAAATCGcagggtaaagcataagtgacgatgacgtttgtctgacgcgGTAAATTAGTTATTAGTGCTGATCCTCGAAACGCCAATAATAACAGACGCAACTCTGAgaagatgtttattacttaattactacacaaattatgtttacacatcagcattaatgtttttttttcccattctgaggcctttcattgttgtaagcatactttttattttgtaaccaattttttgtttaataagtttttgtttggtgATATATTTGTAGTATATCTTCGTTCATTTTAgcgtttataaaaaattttattttttattattgtaagtaCTGTTTGCATTGTCTGtcttatttatctttaatattcctctattaatctttatttttgtcttgacaactgctaaaatatgctttgtttaaaaaagcattctcctttattctaatgtacttcattttttccctcaggcgttcactgctcgtgtgtgaccattcggcgaatttatatgccgaatggtcacacacgagcttgagtttttaaaaaactttccttCTTCCAGCGCAAACAAGCTTATGATTTACATACAACACggaaaaatgctttaaaaaaatctgttcatagagagtaaataaaaaacgtaaatgatggatataaacataaactttgaaaataaatttttttttagaactatCATTGTTCTGGTCTCAACAACCCTCTGAAAATGTTTGAATGTTGATATTTGATTATGAAGAATGGactttaaacaattgttttgtcattaaatttaaaatattaactttgatgttaaataaattagaaatttatttaaacatcaaacaaaaaaactagccgaaaaacgataaaaacatttatatttacttgTGGATAACATTCACTACTCCACCGTCCATTAGTACGCTTTCATGTTCGTTTTAATGTCTACTGTCTACTGGACATAATTggtaaatacaaatatattttattaaaatttacagcttttaatgaacaaactttttattaataatcattttattactactattataaaaattgctctACATTAAGTTTATGATTTTTAGTCAACTTCCTCAAGCTTTTTAAAACCTTTGTTTTCAAGCGCGTCATCTTCTGATTCAGATGATAAACTGTTAAACGAAGCGACTTTGTAATATGCACTTTTTTCGTTTATTTCTaagttaaaataagaatcaccttgtgctaatattttttcaaaatcatctcGTAATTCTGTAAATGTAGGTCTTTTTAACGGATTTTCGTTCCAACAATGCAACATAATATCATACctagttttttgtttgaaatttctTTGTAATTAACTGTTAAAtcaacactatatatatatatatatatatatatatatatatatatatatatatatatatatatatatatatatatatatatatatatatcttatgtataaaaaatttattacatagttTCGGAACAATTTTCTGGTCGATCCATTCTGTAGCCAGTCTTTAAAAGACTGAGAAGCTGACGGTTGTTTATGCTAGGATAAGGGGTTCCTCCTATAATAAAAGCAGAAACTACCTAATATGATTTTTAGTAAATGCACTGTTtccttaataatatttattaactctTACCGAGCgtaataatttcaaacaaaacaaTTCCAAATGCCCagctataattataattaaaaaaaataagcaattaaaataagtaaaaatttataggTTTTAATCGGATTTAagattatttcattattttatatatgcatatatatatacatatatatatatatatgcatatatatatacatatatatatataaatatatatattatatatatatatatatatatatatatatatatatatatatatatatatatatgtatatatatatatatatattatatatatatataaatatatatatatatatatatatatatatatatatatatatatatatatatatatatatatatatatatatatatatatatatatatatatatatatatgtatatatatatatatatacatatatacaaattattgaTCATTGCTTTCTACACAATATGCCCACCATTCTGGTCATTTTTGGATACCACGTCAATCAAAATGTTCGTCTTTTGAAGCAAACCAATCAGACAATTTTTGACTTCTTTGTAGCAATTAAAGTACTGCTCAGCAAATGCATGTCTTATAAATACGGTTGGTGCGAAAGCAGTTTCCACCCTAATTCTTTGATTTTATCCTAAACCGGTTTTGCTTTAAGTGAAGGTGGAGTGTTGTGTAATGAAATTACTTAGTCGTGCCGGTTTATTTTAGCATATCAAGAATTTGTAAGAATTTAGAGTTAACTGTTTGAATGTGTGTGCTTCACTTGAGGTTtcatgtaaaaatgactcctaaatcacgttctttagtagagcttcttaaacaatgatttataaattatttttcaaaaattaagtgTAAAGAGATTTGCTTTGACATTATTGAATAACAAagcattttaaagcattaaactTAAGCAACCTAGTGTTGGACCACTCATATACCAAGCTGCAGACAATTCTGCAGATCAAAAAGATTAGCCTGCAAAAAGGTTTTAGAAAACAGtttagtatcatcggcaaatatTTCAGAGCATCCTGTAAGTTTGCAAGAACGTTTGTGCAACGGACGTTTGTGTAGAAAATAAAGAATGGTGGGCTgagaatagaaccttgagaaACACCACTAAGAACATAAATTCAATCGGAGCTGGTATTGTTGATTGTAAAGCGTTGCTTTCTGcctattaaaaaagaaataacccactgtaggagtttgccgtttattccgAAATATCCAAGTTTTCATATAAGTCTGTTTTGACGT
This window contains:
- the LOC136087144 gene encoding uncharacterized protein LOC136087144 encodes the protein MANSHMISDFYSKLDSLMIQLGIKDMPGRLWNCDETGLSYVVKPNKVVTAIGKRYVYKRTYADRGETHTLLGCVCANGSWIPPLIIFKGVRWNDNLKADCLPNCMVKLSPKGWINSDLFLEWFKFFIDSIPSERPVILFMDSHASHINMDVILLAKENEIYLFTFPAHTSHLLQPQDVGIYKPLKSNWATSLNDFMRENPGEKPNWTTFHTILNPAFVKKAIAPSQLTNREIQSTEIQPHSNTAIQTLLTIPSVEPTTPNPNRPKRDSSAKCLTPPDQPIPLTSKDSIPVCSKKSKKNKNASKDDDWECGVCKKSYNSDVKKKMEKNGCSVPIV